The Paenibacillus sp. MBLB1832 genome has a window encoding:
- a CDS encoding DNA-directed RNA polymerase subunit alpha C-terminal domain-containing protein → MSTNQPTELELVLPRGVANPARRALANAGITTIEDLTQISEKDLLKLHGMGPKAVRIMGEELAARGMSFRTSS, encoded by the coding sequence TTGTCAACGAATCAGCCAACGGAACTGGAGCTTGTGCTGCCACGAGGTGTAGCCAATCCTGCTAGACGTGCGTTAGCAAACGCGGGCATTACAACGATCGAAGATTTGACCCAAATATCGGAGAAAGACCTCTTGAAGCTTCATGGCATGGGGCCCAAAGCGGTAAGGATCATGGGTGAGGAGCTTGCCGCTCGCGGCATGTCCTTCCGAACAAGTTCTTGA